TTAACGCTTATTACTGGGGTGACGCGGGCAATCTTCACATAGATTGCGACCTTCACATTTATAAACTAAGCAGCAGCTGGTACGGATCAATTTTAGCTTATTGGTAGTAAGGTCAACTTGCAAACCGGATAAATGCTTATCTGGCAGTTCAAAAGCCGCTAACCACAATTTAGCTTGCGTCAGAAAATACGCATTAGATAATGCAGGGGCCTGTGCTTGCAGTTTTATAATGCAATTGAGTAAACCATCGGCAATTAAGTGTTTGGTGAATCCGGGGCGAATACGAGTCCATTGGGATACCTCTTCACGATATGACTCAAATAGTGCGCTTAATTGCAATCCAATCGATGAGATCAGCTCTTCGTTCGAGCCAAAAATAAGATCTGATGTATGAAACGTAAATCCAGAAATAAACCCCGATTGAATAGTTTGACTCACATTTTTAATATCAGGAATCGCTTTTAATTTATAAACAGAAATAAAAGCAATATAGATGGGTTGCCAGCAGAGAAGATCCCAGGTTCGCGTTAACCAATAAGCGCTTCCGGCTTCTTTTGAGGATTCGGACAATTGCCAATAAAGCTGTTGGATAACGTCACTGTTCTGACGTGAAATGTGGATACCTTCTCCGTTATCTGCTGCTAATTGCCCAGATAGGTAAGGTGTCACTTGCTTAGATGACTGAAAGAGTTCTTCAAAATATTCACTATTTTGCATAAGAATTAATACACAATATCAATTAGCTGTAAATAAAAACTAGAATAACCACTTGAACACCACAATGCAAATGATTATCAATTACACATGGTTTTTGGGCCTGTATTATAAGCCTTATAGCTATTTTCAATTTAAAAAAAAGGTCTTAACCAGAAATACCGATTAAGACCTTAATAATAAAATGTGAATAATTAATCGCTTTGGCGCTAGACTACGCCATTAAAAATGTACGTAATGCCTCAAAGTCATCTGCCATATCAACAGATAAATTTGGCTTATCGGCACAATCAGCAAGTTCTTGCGGCAAGCCAATATCACGACCTAGAATCTCTTCAACTGATTCTTTGAACTTCGCAGGGTGCGCAGTACATAGGAATAAACCGAATTCATC
This Moritella sp. 5 DNA region includes the following protein-coding sequences:
- a CDS encoding siderophore ferric iron reductase gives rise to the protein MQNSEYFEELFQSSKQVTPYLSGQLAADNGEGIHISRQNSDVIQQLYWQLSESSKEAGSAYWLTRTWDLLCWQPIYIAFISVYKLKAIPDIKNVSQTIQSGFISGFTFHTSDLIFGSNEELISSIGLQLSALFESYREEVSQWTRIRPGFTKHLIADGLLNCIIKLQAQAPALSNAYFLTQAKLWLAAFELPDKHLSGLQVDLTTNKLKLIRTSCCLVYKCEGRNLCEDCPRHPSNKR